A stretch of the Haloarcula ordinaria genome encodes the following:
- the trpB gene encoding tryptophan synthase subunit beta — protein sequence MSTDDAHDPKFGEYGGQYVPEALMPAIEELTDAYGRYVLENEDGFMDEFRERLADFGGRPIPLQYAEQLSERYDTDVYLKREDLLHGGAHKLNNALGQVLLAKYMGKERIIAETGAGQHGTATAMAAAHLDMPCEIYMGKTDIARQRPNVFRMRINGAEVNPVTVGRGTLKEAISETMRDWATTVETTHYVIGSVVGPHPFPKMVRDFQSVISEEARAQCIEKTGGLPDAVLACAGGGSNTMGAFAEFVDDSDVSLYAVEAGGSSLQVDEEEGVAPNSASLSTGGEGVLHGARTKLLQDRDGQIMESHSVSAGLDYAGVGPELAYLVDEGRVTPVNVDDDIALEAFHRLSQDEGIIPALETAHAFGYLEEHHDEVGDTVVVNVSGRGDKDLETVIEETSKRDLDIAPDMSVFEQVGGGML from the coding sequence ATGAGCACGGACGACGCACACGACCCCAAGTTCGGCGAGTACGGCGGACAGTACGTCCCCGAGGCGCTGATGCCAGCCATCGAGGAGCTGACCGACGCCTACGGGCGGTACGTACTGGAAAACGAGGACGGTTTCATGGACGAGTTCCGCGAGCGGTTGGCCGATTTCGGTGGCCGGCCGATTCCCCTGCAGTACGCGGAGCAACTCTCGGAACGCTACGACACCGACGTCTACCTGAAGCGGGAGGACCTGCTCCACGGCGGCGCGCACAAACTCAACAACGCGCTCGGACAGGTCCTGCTGGCGAAGTACATGGGCAAGGAGCGCATCATCGCCGAGACCGGTGCGGGACAGCACGGCACCGCGACGGCGATGGCCGCCGCGCACCTCGACATGCCCTGTGAGATCTACATGGGCAAGACCGACATCGCCCGCCAGCGCCCCAACGTCTTCCGGATGCGCATCAACGGGGCCGAGGTCAACCCCGTGACCGTCGGCCGCGGGACGCTCAAGGAGGCCATCTCCGAGACGATGCGCGACTGGGCGACCACCGTGGAGACGACGCACTACGTCATCGGTAGCGTCGTCGGCCCGCACCCGTTCCCGAAGATGGTCCGGGACTTCCAGTCGGTCATCTCCGAGGAGGCCCGCGCGCAGTGCATCGAGAAGACCGGCGGCCTGCCCGACGCGGTGCTGGCCTGTGCCGGCGGCGGGTCGAACACGATGGGCGCGTTCGCGGAGTTCGTCGACGACTCTGATGTCAGTCTGTACGCCGTCGAGGCCGGCGGCTCCTCGCTGCAGGTCGACGAGGAGGAAGGTGTCGCGCCGAACTCCGCGTCGCTGTCGACGGGCGGCGAGGGCGTCCTCCACGGTGCACGGACGAAACTCCTGCAGGACCGCGACGGGCAGATCATGGAGTCTCACTCCGTCTCGGCCGGCCTGGACTACGCCGGCGTCGGTCCCGAACTGGCCTACCTCGTCGACGAGGGCCGCGTCACGCCCGTGAACGTCGACGACGACATCGCGCTGGAGGCGTTCCACCGCCTCTCCCAGGACGAGGGTATCATCCCGGCCCTTGAGACGGCCCACGCCTTCGGCTACCTCGAGGAGCACCACGACGAGGTGGGCGACACCGTCGTCGTCAACGTCTCCGGTCGCGGCGACAAGGACTTAGAGACGGTCATCGAGGAGACGAGCAAGCGCGACCTCGACATCGCGCCGGACATGAGCGTCTTCGAGCAGGTCGGTGGGGGGATGCTGTGA